Proteins encoded together in one Lysinibacillus sp. FSL K6-0232 window:
- a CDS encoding ABC transporter ATP-binding protein, with protein sequence MKPLLKVQNVEKTYGKFTALSNISFEVAKGEFVGVMGPSGAGKSTLLNVLATIDTPTTGEIIIDQTNLAQMKDAQLADFRRDNLGFIFQDYNLLDSLTVRENIVLPLAIAKMPTKDINARVEQIASLFGISDLLDKYPYQISGGQKQRTASSRALVTEPKLIFADEPTGALDSKSATDLLESLSDLNSSQRATIMMVTHDAFAASFCQRILFIQDGELSKEIHRGTLTRKQFFQEILQVLASIGGGVNDVI encoded by the coding sequence ATGAAGCCATTATTAAAGGTACAAAACGTTGAAAAAACTTACGGAAAATTTACTGCGCTATCAAATATCTCATTTGAAGTAGCAAAAGGAGAGTTCGTTGGTGTAATGGGTCCTTCTGGGGCTGGGAAATCTACGCTTCTCAATGTATTAGCTACAATTGATACGCCAACAACAGGTGAGATTATTATTGATCAGACAAACCTAGCACAGATGAAGGATGCACAATTAGCAGATTTCCGACGTGATAATTTAGGATTTATTTTTCAGGACTACAATCTGCTTGATTCATTAACAGTACGAGAAAATATTGTGTTACCACTAGCCATTGCAAAGATGCCAACAAAGGATATTAACGCAAGGGTGGAGCAAATTGCTTCATTATTTGGCATTAGTGACTTACTTGATAAATACCCCTACCAAATTTCAGGGGGACAAAAGCAGCGGACAGCCTCATCACGAGCGCTTGTTACGGAGCCAAAATTAATTTTTGCTGATGAACCTACTGGTGCGCTTGATTCGAAATCGGCAACAGATTTACTAGAAAGCTTAAGTGATTTAAACAGCTCCCAGAGAGCAACCATTATGATGGTTACCCATGATGCTTTCGCGGCTAGCTTCTGTCAGCGCATACTATTTATTCAGGATGGAGAGCTTTCGAAGGAAATTCATCGTGGCACTTTAACAAGAAAGCAATTTTTCCAGGAAATCTTACAGGTGCTAGCTAGCATCGGAGGTGGAGTAAATGACGTTATTTAG
- a CDS encoding gluconate 2-dehydrogenase subunit 3 family protein, with protein sequence MSTDNNNVSRRDFLKTTGIAAGTLVGGGLIGGLVGYNINGKGTSTLEHGEHGTTNEATGSPKAKMFFRNERDFSILSNATERIFPEDDLGPGAIGLDVPYFIDHQLAGQYGSNSKEYMQGPFDVGAPTQGYQSRLTRAEIFRQGIQKMEDEAQKRYQKSFNDLEGKQMDEILTAFQKGEVEMVGVTSAFFFVLLRAATLEGAYADPMYGGNRNMDGWRMKEFPGHQMAYITQIEDPKFQKIEPNSLGNH encoded by the coding sequence ATGAGTACAGATAACAATAATGTTTCGCGTCGAGATTTTTTAAAAACAACAGGTATTGCCGCTGGTACATTAGTCGGTGGTGGATTAATAGGTGGGCTAGTAGGCTATAACATCAATGGTAAAGGAACTTCTACTTTAGAGCATGGTGAACATGGTACAACAAATGAAGCTACCGGCTCTCCAAAGGCTAAGATGTTTTTTAGAAATGAACGAGATTTTAGCATCTTATCCAATGCGACAGAACGCATTTTTCCAGAGGATGATTTAGGGCCGGGTGCTATTGGGTTGGATGTTCCCTACTTTATTGATCATCAGCTAGCAGGACAGTATGGCAGTAACTCTAAAGAGTATATGCAAGGTCCCTTTGATGTGGGGGCCCCTACACAAGGCTATCAAAGTCGCTTAACACGAGCAGAAATTTTTAGACAGGGCATTCAAAAAATGGAGGATGAAGCTCAAAAGCGTTATCAAAAAAGCTTTAATGATTTAGAGGGCAAACAAATGGATGAAATTTTAACAGCCTTTCAAAAGGGAGAGGTAGAAATGGTTGGCGTAACATCTGCATTTTTCTTTGTGTTATTACGTGCAGCTACTTTAGAAGGTGCATATGCTGACCCTATGTATGGTGGCAATCGCAATATGGATGGCTGGCGTATGAAGGAATTTCCTGGCCATCAAATGGCTTATATTACACAAATTGAGGATCCAAAATTTCAAAAAATTGAGCCTAATTCATTAGGCAATCACTAA
- a CDS encoding VanZ family protein, translating into MFTYTQSIFTAFFITIILSFILFVPWLIYTYRKYGYLSVSKTIIMFSFIFYFLSALCLVLLPFPSTRDTCSLQSADTVHANLRPFQFIDDILKDSGVVITNPSTWLALTKQQAFFQAFFNFLLLMPFGVYLRYFLQERKYWKRALLLSFLLTLFYEVTQGTGIYGIFNCAYRIFDVDDLFLNSVGALIGFLLAPIVWALFPSHQDVEAKAAEIEKNNVVKPLSILLALVIDLLLAHIIWLIIGAFTGYSGIFELLVKIILYMLFFGCVPSVMNGATLGMKFMRFTMVNKNGKSVRRQSWRRCIAIIATTCLVEAITTIGSIQLNMDSPFYILQIAFSLLAFLAKLTLTIIIIIHVIRVIVSGGKRRFYVDQYADLIATRKK; encoded by the coding sequence ATGTTCACGTACACACAATCTATTTTTACGGCATTTTTTATAACGATTATTTTATCATTTATTCTTTTTGTACCATGGCTTATTTATACGTATCGCAAATATGGCTATTTATCTGTATCGAAAACCATTATTATGTTTTCCTTTATTTTTTATTTTTTATCCGCGCTTTGCTTAGTATTATTACCATTCCCATCTACAAGAGATACTTGCTCACTCCAGTCAGCAGATACGGTTCATGCAAACTTACGACCTTTTCAATTTATTGATGATATTTTAAAGGATAGTGGAGTGGTGATAACAAATCCATCCACATGGCTTGCCCTTACAAAACAGCAAGCCTTTTTCCAAGCTTTTTTTAATTTCTTACTATTGATGCCATTTGGCGTTTATTTACGGTATTTTCTACAGGAAAGAAAATACTGGAAGCGAGCCTTGCTATTAAGCTTTTTGTTAACATTGTTTTATGAGGTAACACAGGGAACAGGTATTTATGGCATTTTTAATTGTGCGTACCGTATTTTTGATGTTGATGATTTATTCTTAAACAGTGTAGGCGCACTAATAGGCTTCTTGCTAGCCCCTATTGTCTGGGCACTATTCCCTTCACATCAGGATGTGGAGGCAAAGGCTGCCGAAATAGAAAAAAATAATGTTGTGAAGCCACTTTCTATTTTGCTGGCATTGGTGATTGATTTATTGCTAGCACATATTATCTGGCTGATTATTGGAGCATTTACAGGGTATAGTGGTATATTCGAATTGCTAGTGAAAATTATTTTATACATGCTGTTCTTTGGATGTGTGCCAAGTGTGATGAATGGTGCTACATTAGGTATGAAGTTTATGCGTTTTACCATGGTCAATAAAAATGGTAAAAGTGTAAGACGACAATCATGGCGTCGCTGTATAGCTATTATTGCCACGACATGTTTAGTAGAGGCAATTACAACGATTGGCAGTATTCAATTAAATATGGATTCGCCATTCTATATTTTACAAATTGCTTTTTCTCTATTAGCGTTTTTGGCAAAGCTGACTCTGACAATTATTATCATAATTCATGTTATACGTGTGATTGTCAGTGGAGGAAAGCGTCGTTTCTACGTGGATCAATATGCAGATTTAATCGCAACAAGGAAAAAATAA
- a CDS encoding FAD-dependent oxidoreductase yields the protein MKYVIIGGDAAGMSAAMEIYRNVPEAAITTLERGFIYSYGQCGLPYVVDGRISSTKRLIARDVETFRDKYGIDARVGYEVEHVDSDKQLVTGTKATGESFEIPYDKLLIATGADPVIPIKRGIDLEGIHTVKTIPQLEDLLADLTPTIEQVTIIGGGYIGLEMAETIHACGKKVRLIQRGSHVARILDEELAQHVHEEAKKHDVELLVNTSVEAFEGGQRVERVITDNGVFSTDLVIVASGIRPNTKFLQDTDIALAKNGAIIVNRHLETSIENIYAAGDCATHFNIVKERLDYVPLGTTANKQGRLAGLNMSGKFAPFRGIAGTSILKFFNLTIATTGINERKAKELGFDYEAHKLSARHIAGYYPGAQRIYMKVIVRKRDQLLLGAQIVGPAGVDKRIDVFATALYSKMTLPDLLDLDLAYAPPFNGVWDPLQQLARLNGRN from the coding sequence ATGAAATACGTCATCATTGGAGGAGATGCTGCAGGGATGTCTGCGGCAATGGAAATCTATCGTAATGTACCAGAAGCAGCTATAACGACTTTAGAACGTGGCTTTATTTATTCGTATGGGCAATGTGGGTTGCCCTATGTGGTGGATGGACGTATTTCATCAACCAAACGCCTAATTGCTAGAGATGTCGAAACTTTTCGTGATAAGTACGGCATTGATGCGCGAGTTGGCTATGAGGTAGAGCATGTAGATAGTGATAAGCAGCTTGTTACAGGTACTAAGGCAACAGGAGAATCCTTTGAAATCCCTTACGATAAGCTCCTAATTGCAACAGGGGCAGACCCAGTAATACCTATTAAAAGGGGAATAGATTTAGAGGGTATTCATACAGTGAAAACAATTCCTCAGCTTGAGGATTTGCTGGCGGATTTAACGCCTACTATTGAGCAGGTAACCATTATAGGTGGTGGCTATATTGGGTTGGAAATGGCAGAAACCATTCATGCTTGTGGAAAAAAGGTAAGACTTATTCAACGAGGAAGCCATGTGGCAAGAATTTTGGATGAGGAGCTTGCACAGCATGTGCATGAGGAAGCAAAAAAGCATGATGTAGAGCTGCTTGTTAATACAAGTGTCGAAGCCTTTGAAGGTGGTCAACGAGTTGAACGTGTTATTACAGATAACGGTGTATTTAGCACAGATTTAGTAATTGTTGCGTCAGGTATTCGTCCAAATACAAAGTTTTTACAGGATACAGATATAGCACTTGCTAAAAATGGCGCTATTATTGTTAATCGTCATTTAGAAACATCCATTGAAAATATTTATGCAGCAGGCGATTGTGCTACACATTTTAATATTGTAAAAGAACGTTTAGACTATGTGCCTTTGGGAACAACCGCTAATAAGCAAGGTCGTCTAGCAGGCTTGAATATGTCTGGCAAATTTGCGCCATTTAGAGGAATTGCTGGCACATCTATTTTAAAGTTTTTTAATTTAACAATTGCTACAACAGGTATAAATGAACGCAAGGCAAAAGAGCTTGGCTTTGATTACGAAGCACATAAATTATCAGCACGTCATATTGCAGGTTATTATCCAGGCGCACAGCGTATCTATATGAAAGTTATTGTACGCAAGCGCGATCAGCTACTATTAGGGGCGCAAATTGTTGGACCAGCAGGTGTTGATAAACGTATCGATGTTTTTGCTACTGCCTTATATAGTAAAATGACATTACCTGATTTATTGGACTTAGATTTAGCCTATGCACCGCCATTCAATGGTGTATGGGACCCATTACAGCAACTAGCAAGACTAAATGGACGTAATTAA
- a CDS encoding alanyl-tRNA editing protein, with product MKELLYYQDVMLREFDASIVRTGIDEANRYYVVLSNTAFYPTGGGQPHDTGTLNNVPVIDVEKIDDEIRHYMQGKLTALDGVVHGKLDWTRRFDHMQQHAGQHILTAAFVELFSAQTVAFHLGSEHVTIDIAIDAVTEQQLAEAEARANAIILENRPIETVWVTEKELTTYQLRKEVAVLGDIRLVIIPDFDYNGCGGTHPTSTGQVSALKILGTEKMKGNVRISFVCGQRVLHELAMRKKVLADVARQLSVPEIEAATALTKILTAQKHTEKALATAKESLLQYEAQALIEQNTTVVAAAFHQRTMQELQKIARTIVTQQADSTVLLVSQNDSKLQFVAAKGKNVTQSMKVIAEKILPLINGKGGGNDQMIQGGGDCTMTKEQLLEAMQNA from the coding sequence TTGAAGGAGCTACTATATTACCAAGATGTGATGCTACGTGAATTTGATGCGAGCATTGTTCGTACAGGAATAGATGAGGCTAATCGTTATTATGTTGTATTATCAAATACAGCATTCTATCCTACTGGAGGAGGTCAGCCACATGATACAGGCACTTTAAACAATGTACCAGTAATAGATGTTGAAAAAATAGACGATGAAATTCGTCATTATATGCAAGGTAAGCTAACTGCTTTAGATGGTGTTGTACATGGAAAGTTAGATTGGACAAGACGCTTTGACCATATGCAGCAGCATGCAGGACAGCATATTTTAACGGCTGCCTTTGTTGAGCTATTCAGCGCACAAACGGTCGCCTTTCATCTAGGAAGTGAGCATGTCACTATTGATATTGCAATAGATGCGGTGACAGAGCAGCAATTGGCAGAAGCTGAAGCAAGAGCAAACGCTATTATTTTAGAAAATCGTCCAATTGAAACAGTATGGGTGACAGAAAAGGAACTTACCACCTATCAGCTTCGAAAGGAAGTAGCTGTATTAGGAGATATTCGATTGGTGATTATCCCTGATTTTGATTACAACGGCTGTGGAGGAACCCATCCAACTTCTACAGGACAGGTTAGTGCTCTTAAAATTCTTGGCACTGAAAAAATGAAAGGCAATGTCCGTATTTCCTTTGTATGTGGACAGCGCGTTTTACATGAGCTTGCTATGCGAAAAAAAGTATTAGCTGATGTTGCACGCCAATTAAGCGTGCCTGAAATTGAAGCGGCAACAGCGCTAACTAAAATACTGACTGCCCAAAAGCATACCGAAAAAGCGCTGGCAACAGCTAAAGAATCGCTGCTACAATACGAAGCACAAGCACTTATTGAACAAAATACTACTGTTGTAGCGGCTGCCTTTCATCAGCGGACAATGCAGGAGCTGCAAAAAATTGCCCGTACGATTGTAACTCAGCAAGCAGATAGCACCGTCCTGCTCGTTTCACAAAATGACAGCAAGCTACAATTTGTAGCAGCTAAAGGTAAAAATGTAACACAAAGCATGAAGGTTATTGCTGAAAAGATACTACCACTTATCAATGGTAAAGGCGGTGGAAACGACCAGATGATACAAGGTGGCGGTGACTGTACAATGACTAAAGAACAATTATTAGAAGCTATGCAAAATGCTTAA
- a CDS encoding YxeA family protein, which produces MKKAFLGIGALLMLFIAGLIILMTVDFNRLNKDAYYVQITVDGEAEEYKADNGEIFTTYWYELPAYNDKGEEKTLKFSAQKNLRQDAYLQLYVKKEAEVTSYDEVQFNELPVKVQEQLK; this is translated from the coding sequence ATGAAAAAAGCATTTTTAGGAATCGGTGCATTACTGATGCTATTTATTGCAGGCTTAATTATACTAATGACGGTAGATTTTAATCGTTTAAATAAAGATGCATACTATGTTCAAATTACAGTAGATGGAGAGGCAGAGGAATACAAGGCGGATAATGGTGAAATTTTTACAACGTATTGGTACGAGCTGCCTGCCTATAACGATAAGGGAGAAGAGAAAACATTAAAGTTTTCAGCTCAAAAAAACTTACGTCAGGATGCCTACCTACAGCTTTATGTAAAAAAAGAGGCAGAGGTCACTTCCTACGATGAAGTCCAATTCAATGAATTACCTGTGAAGGTGCAGGAGCAACTAAAATAG
- a CDS encoding GMC family oxidoreductase codes for MAKTLPSVDVVTVGVGWTGGIIAAECAKAGLKVVGLERGQKRGTEDYLNVHDEYRYAIRYDLMQNLSKETVSFRNDRNMKALPMRQLGSFLLGEGLGGSGTHWNGMTYRFLPYDFQIKTLTEKRYGPNKLGPDYLLQDWGLTYDQLEPYFDKFEKTAGISGDDKNSFAGKRSNPYPTPPMKKTPMLAQFEKAAKNLKLTPYMVPSANVSEVYKNPDGETINACQYCGFCERFGCEYGAKSSAEITVVPTALKTGNFDLRFNSNVVEILKQGNKVTGVRYIDTVSGEEFIQPANVVVLTSYVFNNAKLLMVSNIGERYDPTTGKGTLGKNYCYQILPGAAGFFDEQYNTFMGAGSLGMCIDDYNGDNFDHSELDFIHGGNIALTQTGTRPIGSNPTPPDTPTWGPEFKKQSIYYYTRSFGIGAQGACMPHKENYLSLDPVYKDAYGLPLVQLTYNFTAQDRALHKYISARAAEIMKEMGAKTVVPNAEITDYNIVPYQTTHNTGGTVMSLTPEEGVVNNYLQHWDVDNLFAVSAGNFAHNSGYNPTGTLGALAYRCAEGIIKYSQSGGSLV; via the coding sequence ATGGCTAAAACATTACCAAGTGTAGATGTTGTAACAGTTGGTGTAGGCTGGACAGGCGGTATTATTGCTGCTGAATGTGCCAAAGCAGGTCTAAAGGTTGTTGGCTTAGAGCGAGGGCAAAAGCGTGGCACTGAGGATTATTTAAATGTTCATGATGAATACCGCTATGCGATTCGCTATGATTTAATGCAAAATCTATCCAAGGAAACGGTCAGCTTTCGTAATGACCGCAATATGAAGGCATTGCCAATGCGTCAGCTAGGTTCCTTCTTACTCGGTGAAGGTCTAGGTGGCTCAGGAACACACTGGAATGGGATGACTTACCGCTTTTTGCCCTATGATTTTCAAATTAAAACATTAACAGAGAAACGCTATGGGCCAAATAAGCTTGGACCAGATTATCTCCTTCAAGACTGGGGGCTAACATACGATCAACTTGAACCTTATTTTGATAAGTTCGAGAAAACGGCTGGTATTTCAGGCGATGATAAAAATTCATTTGCTGGCAAGCGATCAAATCCATATCCAACACCGCCAATGAAAAAAACGCCAATGCTTGCACAGTTTGAGAAGGCTGCTAAAAACTTAAAGCTTACGCCATATATGGTTCCATCTGCCAATGTATCAGAGGTTTATAAAAATCCTGATGGTGAAACGATTAATGCTTGTCAATATTGTGGGTTCTGTGAGCGTTTTGGCTGTGAATATGGTGCAAAATCTTCTGCAGAAATTACGGTTGTCCCTACTGCATTAAAGACAGGTAATTTTGATTTACGTTTTAATTCCAATGTTGTAGAAATTTTAAAGCAAGGTAATAAGGTGACTGGTGTTCGATATATTGATACCGTATCAGGTGAGGAATTTATTCAACCTGCTAATGTTGTGGTGTTGACGAGCTATGTCTTTAACAATGCTAAGTTGTTAATGGTTTCGAATATCGGTGAAAGATATGATCCTACTACTGGTAAAGGCACACTTGGCAAAAATTATTGCTATCAAATCTTGCCTGGTGCTGCTGGATTCTTCGATGAGCAATACAATACATTTATGGGCGCTGGCTCTTTAGGTATGTGTATAGATGATTATAATGGCGATAATTTTGACCATAGTGAATTAGATTTTATTCATGGAGGAAATATTGCGTTAACACAAACGGGTACTCGACCAATCGGCTCAAATCCAACACCTCCAGATACACCTACTTGGGGACCAGAATTTAAAAAGCAATCGATTTATTACTATACACGTTCATTCGGGATTGGTGCGCAAGGTGCATGTATGCCTCATAAGGAGAACTATTTATCACTAGACCCTGTTTATAAAGACGCTTACGGCTTGCCATTGGTGCAGCTCACATATAACTTTACAGCCCAAGATCGCGCACTTCATAAATATATTTCTGCACGAGCGGCAGAGATTATGAAGGAAATGGGTGCAAAAACAGTTGTACCAAATGCTGAGATTACGGATTACAACATTGTACCTTACCAAACAACCCATAATACAGGGGGCACTGTGATGAGCTTAACCCCAGAAGAGGGTGTTGTAAATAACTATCTACAGCATTGGGATGTTGATAATCTTTTTGCAGTAAGTGCTGGAAACTTTGCGCATAATAGCGGGTACAATCCAACAGGTACTTTAGGTGCACTCGCTTATCGTTGTGCAGAGGGCATTATTAAATATAGTCAATCAGGCGGTTCCTTAGTATAA
- a CDS encoding glutathione peroxidase, which produces MSIYDIQVTLEDGTVYSLERYKGQAMLIVNTASKCGFTPQFKELEELYKQYQEQGLVVLGFPSNQFKQELATAEEAATQCRRTYGVTFPMHDIVDVNGKEAHPLFDYLTAHSKGFLGNSIKWNFTKFLVNCDGEVVGRYASKDKPSSFEDDIKQVLA; this is translated from the coding sequence ATGAGCATTTACGATATACAAGTAACGTTAGAGGATGGTACGGTTTACAGCTTAGAGCGTTATAAAGGACAAGCCATGCTAATTGTAAATACAGCTTCTAAATGTGGCTTTACACCGCAATTTAAGGAGTTGGAGGAGCTTTACAAGCAATATCAGGAGCAAGGTCTTGTTGTGCTAGGATTTCCATCCAATCAGTTTAAACAGGAGCTAGCAACTGCTGAGGAGGCGGCAACACAATGTCGAAGAACATATGGTGTTACATTTCCAATGCATGATATTGTTGATGTAAACGGCAAGGAGGCACATCCTCTTTTTGACTATCTTACAGCACATTCTAAAGGCTTTTTAGGCAATAGCATTAAATGGAACTTTACAAAATTTCTTGTGAATTGTGATGGTGAGGTAGTTGGACGCTACGCATCAAAGGATAAACCGAGTAGCTTTGAGGATGATATTAAACAAGTTTTAGCATAA
- a CDS encoding DUF6509 family protein, producing the protein MEITQFSMEEILDPTNIIEGKRFEFILDVEVDEEDELYHEAGIEVRVLIAEKDAEPFILNYFVMEKAEGEYLDLALEDDELEEILAFCKEEIAKA; encoded by the coding sequence ATGGAGATTACACAATTTTCAATGGAAGAAATTTTAGACCCAACAAATATTATTGAAGGTAAACGTTTTGAATTTATTTTGGATGTAGAAGTTGACGAGGAAGATGAGCTTTACCATGAGGCAGGCATAGAGGTTCGTGTGCTAATTGCTGAAAAGGATGCGGAGCCATTTATTTTAAATTACTTTGTGATGGAAAAGGCAGAGGGTGAATATTTAGATTTAGCACTAGAGGATGATGAACTAGAAGAAATTTTAGCATTCTGTAAAGAGGAAATAGCTAAAGCATAA
- a CDS encoding ABC transporter permease has translation MTLFSLARKNIQRNLSNYFLYIASMVFSIVIYFTFVTLKYNDDLAALKQSSQQIKGLMGASSIVLLFFIVIFMAYSNSFFMKKRKKEVALYSLLGVRKQKIGLMLFFENLVIGLVSLVFGIVLGFFLSQGLLMILVRLMGYEIVGSLTFSMDALMNTASIFALLFLLTSLQGYRVIYQFKLIDLFHAEKQGEQIPRASLIAALLGAALIAFAYYTSASDIFSSGIWKFFTFLGTPMLVIGITIVGTYLLFHSVSVFILTALKNATSWSWRGLNLIGVSQLLYRIRANAKSLSIIAILSATTITAGGGVFGMYYNAEVSVRQMLPNTFMWKGDTVEFSQENVMYHESLTVKNLRVDNEFALFEYTLLNETDYNRLAQLQGKDQELHIATGSTVLLDATFDERFSYDFTGENFKLANGESFYVDKMLTESVLNFIPAGTVLVVNDQDFAATNAEAVTMQVVGMDNDLQQQETSQDIYKQLSSEQQEGFSSVPQSYQDSLATVGALLFVGSFLGLVFLAATGSIIYFKILTEAEEDRAKYAILNKIGVNSKQRLKTVAGQVAVIFSTPLIAGIMHSAFALIAFSQLFNMNITKPVLLWMLAYSAIYFIYYIFTVRSFYKIVRQEN, from the coding sequence ATGACGTTATTTAGTTTAGCGCGTAAAAATATTCAGCGTAATTTATCGAATTACTTTTTATATATTGCCTCAATGGTATTTAGCATCGTTATTTACTTTACATTTGTCACACTAAAATATAACGATGACCTTGCAGCGTTAAAGCAATCCTCACAGCAAATTAAAGGATTGATGGGCGCTTCATCCATTGTGCTCTTATTCTTTATTGTCATTTTTATGGCTTATTCAAATTCATTTTTTATGAAAAAGCGAAAAAAGGAAGTAGCGCTATATTCTTTACTAGGCGTGCGCAAGCAGAAAATTGGCTTAATGCTCTTTTTTGAGAATTTAGTAATTGGGCTTGTTTCTTTAGTATTTGGTATTGTTTTAGGTTTCTTTTTATCGCAAGGCTTATTAATGATTTTAGTGCGCTTAATGGGCTATGAAATTGTTGGAAGTCTAACATTTTCAATGGATGCCCTTATGAATACAGCAAGTATTTTCGCACTGCTTTTTTTATTAACATCGTTACAAGGATATCGTGTTATTTATCAATTTAAGCTTATTGATTTATTTCATGCAGAAAAGCAAGGGGAGCAAATCCCTCGTGCATCTTTGATAGCTGCACTTCTGGGAGCGGCGCTTATAGCATTTGCCTACTATACATCTGCCTCTGATATCTTTTCAAGTGGAATTTGGAAATTTTTCACCTTCCTAGGCACACCGATGTTAGTAATTGGCATAACAATTGTAGGAACCTATCTTTTATTCCATAGTGTTAGTGTGTTTATATTAACAGCCTTGAAGAATGCAACGTCATGGTCTTGGAGGGGCTTAAATTTAATAGGAGTTTCGCAGCTCCTGTATCGCATTAGAGCAAATGCAAAATCATTGTCAATTATCGCTATTTTAAGTGCTACAACGATTACAGCAGGTGGTGGTGTCTTTGGTATGTACTACAATGCTGAAGTGTCAGTACGCCAAATGCTACCAAATACCTTTATGTGGAAAGGCGATACAGTAGAATTTTCTCAAGAAAATGTTATGTATCATGAATCACTAACTGTAAAAAATTTACGTGTTGATAATGAATTCGCATTATTTGAGTATACATTACTGAATGAAACTGACTATAACCGTTTAGCGCAATTACAAGGAAAGGATCAAGAGCTACACATTGCTACTGGCTCAACTGTCCTACTTGATGCAACCTTTGACGAACGTTTTTCATATGATTTCACAGGTGAGAACTTTAAGTTGGCGAATGGAGAGTCCTTCTATGTCGATAAAATGCTGACAGAAAGTGTCCTAAACTTTATACCAGCAGGCACTGTACTCGTTGTAAATGATCAGGACTTTGCTGCTACTAATGCGGAAGCTGTGACAATGCAAGTTGTTGGCATGGACAATGATTTACAGCAGCAGGAAACTTCACAGGACATTTACAAGCAATTATCAAGTGAGCAGCAAGAAGGTTTTTCTAGTGTGCCACAAAGCTATCAGGACAGCTTGGCTACAGTTGGCGCATTATTATTTGTAGGAAGCTTTTTAGGGCTAGTATTCCTAGCAGCAACTGGCAGTATTATTTATTTTAAAATTTTAACGGAAGCAGAGGAAGATCGGGCGAAATATGCCATTTTAAATAAAATAGGTGTGAATAGTAAGCAAAGATTAAAAACAGTAGCAGGGCAGGTAGCAGTTATTTTTAGTACACCGCTTATTGCTGGTATTATGCATAGTGCCTTTGCATTAATAGCATTTTCACAATTGTTCAATATGAATATTACAAAGCCCGTATTATTATGGATGCTTGCATATTCAGCCATTTACTTTATTTATTATATCTTTACAGTACGTTCATTCTACAAAATTGTAAGGCAGGAGAATTAA